A stretch of DNA from Adhaeribacter swui:
AAAGGTAATATGTTTTTCGATTAATCCTCCCAATCCCTCCTTAGCTCATTTTAAATAAAATTTAACATTAGTTAATTTAAGATAGACAGCTTATGGAATGGGGTAACTTTTTGATTGCTATTGTTGCCGTTTATTTGGCTTATTACGGTTTAAATTTTCTCTTTGACCTGTTAATCGCAGGTGGCCCAAAGCTGCCCACAGCACCCGCTACGCAGTACAATGTTCGGGATTTAATGGACGAAGAAGAACCCGCGCAGATGGTAGAAGCAAAGGACTACGAAGATAAACTTGTCGATATACGTCCAATTTCTTTTGCTCCCATATCCTCTGATAATTCTGCTAACGATGGAACCGGTTCTAGTATTTCTGATGCCGGAGTTCCAGAGCCAGTTACCGTGGAACCGGTGGATTTTTCCAATGATTGGGCCAGCGAAATAGACCAGGAAGAAACCAGAATCGAAATACCAATCCAGGGGCAGGCGCTTTCTGTCAATGATTTTCTCAAATCATTAAAGGATGAAGCAAAGCTGGAGACCGCAACAATTACTTTTTAATTAGTTTCTCATTTTTAAACCATCTTAAATTTTATGAAAACCACTTTATTCTCTAAATTCTCTAATAAAGCCTTATTGTTTGTGTTGAGTATTGCCTATGCTGTAACTGCTAATGCACAGGGTGGCGGTGCGGCGGGTATTGATGCCGGTGCTTCTGAGCTTACTACTTACATTGACCCAATTGGTAATTTAATTCTCATTATTGGTGCTATTGTTGGTTTGGTTGGCGGTGTTCGAGTTTATATTAAATGGAACTCCGGCGATAATGACGTACAGAAATCAATTATGGGTTGGGTTGGTTCTTGCGTATTTCTCATGGTAGTAGGTACCATTGTGAAAGCCTTCTTCGGAGTATAATTCCCGTCATGGAATCCGAAAAAAGATTAGGGTTTAATGTTTACAAGGGGCTGCAACGGCCCCTTATTTTTAAATCATTAAAAGGAAAATTCATCTATTGGGGAATGGCTTGTTTGCTGGTTGCGTTTGTGACTGGTATTCTGCTTTCCACCATAATTCATCCAGTTGCCGGCATTATCGGGTTAATAGTTATTGGTTTGGGAGGCATGGGTTATATTCATGGTCGGCAGAAAGGCGGCTTACACAGTAAAACTAAATCCAACGGTACCTACATCGTTTCGCCTCATTTCAAGCGGGTTTCTAATCGCTAGTATCGGCTTTCTTCTTCTCTGATTTATATCCATTACTGTTTTACAAGTTATGAAAGCCAAAGAATTTTCACGGCCGTTCATAGGCATTCAAACCTATGCTTACGACGTTCTTTTCCACGAGAAAAGTGACCATTCTGTAATATTGAAAATTACCAATCCTGTCCTGCAATACTCCGCTGATGCAGATGCTTACACAGATTTTCATTACGTCT
This window harbors:
- a CDS encoding DUF4134 domain-containing protein is translated as MKTTLFSKFSNKALLFVLSIAYAVTANAQGGGAAGIDAGASELTTYIDPIGNLILIIGAIVGLVGGVRVYIKWNSGDNDVQKSIMGWVGSCVFLMVVGTIVKAFFGV
- a CDS encoding DUF4133 domain-containing protein, with the protein product MESEKRLGFNVYKGLQRPLIFKSLKGKFIYWGMACLLVAFVTGILLSTIIHPVAGIIGLIVIGLGGMGYIHGRQKGGLHSKTKSNGTYIVSPHFKRVSNR